The genomic region GGCAAGGTCGGCCTGCACGAATTTGGCCGCGGTTACAACTGGGTTGACGGGGGTGCCGGGCCTGGGCTGTTCAACACGATTCTGCCCCCCAATAGCCCCAGCTGTGCCGTCGGTGGTCTGGAAGCGGTCGACGGCGTGTACTCGGCCGGAGGGCATCACCCAGGCGGATGTATCGTCGCGTTTACCGATGGATCGGTGCAGTTCGTTTCCGAAGAAGTCGACGTCGGGGACACAGCCCAAGCACCACCGACGATTGAAAACTATGCCACCGATGCATTGGCCAGCCCATACGGTGTGTGGGGTGCGTTCGGGACGATTAACGGGGGAGAGGAGGTCGACCGTGACGATCTCTGGAAATAGCCGCGCTGCGCGAGCAATTCGCCGCGGCTACTCGCTACGAATCCTGCTGGTCGTGATCGCGATCATCGCGGCCGTGCTGGCGATACTCCTTCCGGCTGTACAACGCGCTCGCGAGGATGCTCGGCGAATGCAGTGCATGGGGCATCTTAAAGGGTTGATCCTCGCGGTGCATAACTTTCACGATATGTTCGGCCAGTTGCCCTCGGCGATGGGGGGCACAGTCGGAGTTGCCAACCAGGGGCGGCTTAGTGGGCTGGTCGATCTGCTGCCGATGAACGAACAATCGGCGTTGTACGAAGTAATCCAGCGCGGAAATGTCACCGGCGGCATTTCCCCAGGCGGAGTCGTACCGTGGGACAAGACCTACCCGCCGTGGCAAGTCCGTCAGGAGTTGTTGGAGTGCCCGACGGCCGACTATCCCCACAACGGTTTCCAGCCAACCAACTACGCGTTTTGCATTGGGGATGTCGCGGCGGATATCCATCAGTTGCCCAAGCTGCGCGGCGCGTTCGCCCCGGGGCTGAATGGTCGGTTCAAAGAAATCACCGACGGGCTGTCCAACACGATCGCGTTTGCCGAGATCGGTACGGCCCAGCAGAGGGCCGTGCCGGGGCAATACGTGGTCGACCTGCCGGACAACATCTTGACCGATCCGGCGATTGCCCTGCGTACGCTGCACAGCAACCAACGCGACTATCGCAGTGATACGGCGCTTAGTCAACGTGGCCGCGGCTATCACTGGGCCGATGGTGCTGCCGGCCCAGGCTTGGTCAACACGATCCTGCCACCGAACAGCCCCAGCTGCGCGGTCGGTGGGAAGGAAGCGGTCGACGGGATTTACTCTGCCGGAAGTTATCACCCCGCTGGCTTGAACGTGGCATTCTGCGACGGTAGCGTCATGCGGATCACCAGCGATGTCGACTGCGGCGACTCGACTGCCACGCCACCCACGGCCCAAGACTACGCCGATCAAAAGCTCGCCAGCCCTTTCGGCATCTGGGGTGCCCTCGGCTCGATCAACGGTGGAGAGGAGATCTTCGAGGATTTGCATTAAGCGAGGTTCCTGATTCATGCGTTATGCGTTCACAATCAAAGAACTGCTGGTGGTGATGTTCATCATCTCGGCGAGCCTGTTTATTCTTGCGCCAGCGATATATGACGGGCATCGTCCCGCTCGGCGAATACAGTGCCAGAATAACCTCAAACAGTTGATCCTGGCGATGCACAATTATCACGACACCTTCGGGCACTTTCCTTCGGCCATGTCTGGCACCGGTACCGGAGGGAACGAAGGACGCCGCAGTGGCATGGTCGATCTGCTGCCGATGATGGAGTATCCGCACCTGTACGATGAGATCATGCAGGGAGATCCATCCACAGGCATTCCGCCAGGGGGACCGGTCCCGTGGGATCGCAACTACAAGCCGTGGCAAACACGAGTCTATTGTTTGCAGTGCCCTGCTTCCCTGGCGGATACGCCTGACTTTCAGGCCACCAACTATGCGTTTTGCATCGGGGATGTCGCGGTCGATATTCATCAGCTGCCGCAGCTACGTGGGGCGTTCGCTCCTGGTTTGACGTCGACGTTCAGGGACTTCACCGACGGAACGGCCAACAGCATTGCGCTTGCCGAGATGGGGACCATTCGCGATCGCGATGTGCCGGGGCAGTATGCGATCGATCTTCCCCCGAACGTGCTCAACGATCCGGCGATCGCCCTGCGAATGGTTAACAGCAACCAGTTGACCTATCGCAGTGAAGTGGCGCTGCACAAATATGGCCGCGGCTACAACTGGGCCGACGGGGCCGCCGGACCAGGCCTGGTCAATACGATACTGTCCCCCAATGGCCCCAGCTGTGCGGTCGGCGGCAGTGGGGCGGTCGATGGGATTTACTCGGCCGGTAGTTATCATCCCGGTGGTGTGCAAGTCGGGATGTGCGATGGGAGTGCTCGCTTCATCACCGATAAAATCGACTGCGGCAACACGTCGGCGGCACCACCAAAGGCGGACGATTACGCCGGGAAAGAGCTCGCCAGCCCGTTTGGGGTGTGGGGAGCACTGGGGACGATCAACGGTGGCGAACTAGTCAACAACGACGATTACTAACACGAAAGGCCCTTGCCATGAAATGCAAGACTTCGAAAGCCACGCGAAGGGGGTTCACGCTAGTCGAGTTGTTCGTCGTGATTGGTATCATCGGGCTGCTGATCGCCTTGCTGCTGCCAGCCACGCGGACCTCGCGCGAAGCAGCCCGGCGGGTGCAGTGCAGCAATCAGTTGAAGCAGATCGGCCTGGGCCTGCATAACTATCACGAGACGTTCGAGACGCTACCCAGCTGCACCAGCGCCGACAGCGCCGAGCCAACCGGCATCACCGAAAGCAGCAACCGCCGCAGTGGCTTGATTACGCTATTGCCGTACCTCGAACATAGCGCGCTGTATGACACGATCATGGCTCCGCTGGCCGCTGGTGGTCAAACCTATCCCGCGCTGGGGCCTGATCCGTGGGTCGATACGTACGAGCCATGGAAGACGCAGCTTGATGGTCTCAATTGTCCATCCGATCCCGCCGACCCCGACCTGCCGCTGGGGCCGACCAGCTATCTCTTCTGCGTTGGGGATACGACCAGCGTTTACTACCCCGGCCAGACGCAGCGCGGCGTGTTTTCGCCTGGGCGTCGGATTCGCCTACGTGACGTGAAGGATGGCACCTCGAACACGGTGATGCTGGGGGAGGCATCCATTGGCATGCCGGTGAGTGCCCAAACGCCCCAGCAACTGGCCAATCCAGAGCTATGTGGGGTTGTCGCGAGTGAGATCGAATTCTCTGAGCGAACAACGCACACACGCGGTTATAGCTGGGCCGATGGCGCGGCAGGCCCGGCGATGTTCAATACCATTTTGCCACCCAATCGCGCGAACTGCGGTTTGAATGGAACCGAAGCAGTGGACGGCATCTATAGTCTTTCGAGTTTTCATAGCAGTGGAGTCCAGGTGGTCTTCGCCGATGGTTCGGTGCAGTTCATTCCCGATGACATCGACACCGGCGACTTGAGCCTGGCCTCGCTGCCGGCGACCTCGCTGCAGGCAAGTCCTTACGGCGTGTGGGGCGCGATGGGAAGTATTGCCGGTGGGGAAGTGCCCAAGTTTTGATGTATAAAATCACGCTCCTAGTCGCTGGCACGCTTTTCGAGATCCGTTTCTTCGTCGGTCGAGTTCACGGGTATCTTCCGCATGGCGAGTCCCCCGATGCCAACGGCAATGCCAGTCCAGATGGCACCCAGGGCGGATGCTCCGATCAATAGCACGCCGATGAACATGCTGCCCAGGCTGCCTGCCAACCAGACGATCCCCAGGACATCGGTCTCCCTTTCATAGCCGTCGAAAAATCCAATCACGCCGGCCGGAAACCAGAAGGGAGAGACCAGGGCCACGATGCCTGCCAACAGTCCAACGGCACACAGGCCCTGGGCGGTGATCAAAACCCACCAGGGAAAACGCGACGACGATTCCATAGAACGAACCTTCGAGGAGGGGGTAGCAGTCTCGTAATTGTCCACGGAAAGAGTCGCGTGAGACAAGCGAAAACTAGTCAGCCAGCTCTCAGAAATCGTTGGATGGCACGGACCTGCGGGGTGTTTTACAATCGCCAAAGATGCTCGTTTTCCCCAGAAGGAGTTCCTTATGTGGCTTTACGTCTTGCCGCTTGGTGCCGCACTGGTAGGTGGGCTAGTGCTTGCCTGCCGCGCTTACTATAGCGGCAGGGTGGCCTATTCCTCCCAAGCAACCCGCAGCGAGAAGAACCTGCGGCACATGATTACCTTGGTGGTCTTCTCGTCGGGGCTTCTGTTTGGTTATGGCATGAACACCTGGGGCGCGATGAGCGACGAAGGCTTCATCGCCTACATCTGGCTGATGAGCATGGTGTTTTTGGGCCGCTCGATCTTCATCGAACTGGGAATCCGCCGCGTTAACGCGGATGTCGATTGACCGCTGGTCCCACGGCCTACTTCAGCTGTTCCAATTGCGTCAGCAGCGACTCGATGGCTTCGTGCCCTTCGCGGTTTTGGCGAATCACCAGCAGGTTGCGATCGCGGATGACGGCCAGGTTGGCCTTGCCGCCTTGTTCGCTCCACGATTCAGGGGAGATCACTTTGGTGATCACTTTCGCGGCACCGACGGCATCGAGTTGATTCAGCTTGTAAATCCGGTTCGACAGCCGCAGGTTGGCTTCGTCGTACGAAGTAATCACCAGGGCACCCCCGGCGATGTACCACCCCAGGTTGTGCTGCCTGGTCATCTGGTCGAGTGCGACCGGCAGCGAGAGGGACTCGATGTTCACCGTGATCGTTAATTCGGGATCAATTCCACTGCTGTCCAGCTCGGCTCGGTTGACCAGAATGGGTATATCGTGCAGGTTCTGTAAATACTCAACCACGTCTTGCAGCG from Blastopirellula marina harbors:
- a CDS encoding DUF1559 domain-containing protein; translated protein: MTISGNSRAARAIRRGYSLRILLVVIAIIAAVLAILLPAVQRAREDARRMQCMGHLKGLILAVHNFHDMFGQLPSAMGGTVGVANQGRLSGLVDLLPMNEQSALYEVIQRGNVTGGISPGGVVPWDKTYPPWQVRQELLECPTADYPHNGFQPTNYAFCIGDVAADIHQLPKLRGAFAPGLNGRFKEITDGLSNTIAFAEIGTAQQRAVPGQYVVDLPDNILTDPAIALRTLHSNQRDYRSDTALSQRGRGYHWADGAAGPGLVNTILPPNSPSCAVGGKEAVDGIYSAGSYHPAGLNVAFCDGSVMRITSDVDCGDSTATPPTAQDYADQKLASPFGIWGALGSINGGEEIFEDLH
- a CDS encoding DUF1559 domain-containing protein translates to MRYAFTIKELLVVMFIISASLFILAPAIYDGHRPARRIQCQNNLKQLILAMHNYHDTFGHFPSAMSGTGTGGNEGRRSGMVDLLPMMEYPHLYDEIMQGDPSTGIPPGGPVPWDRNYKPWQTRVYCLQCPASLADTPDFQATNYAFCIGDVAVDIHQLPQLRGAFAPGLTSTFRDFTDGTANSIALAEMGTIRDRDVPGQYAIDLPPNVLNDPAIALRMVNSNQLTYRSEVALHKYGRGYNWADGAAGPGLVNTILSPNGPSCAVGGSGAVDGIYSAGSYHPGGVQVGMCDGSARFITDKIDCGNTSAAPPKADDYAGKELASPFGVWGALGTINGGELVNNDDY
- a CDS encoding DUF1559 domain-containing protein translates to MKCKTSKATRRGFTLVELFVVIGIIGLLIALLLPATRTSREAARRVQCSNQLKQIGLGLHNYHETFETLPSCTSADSAEPTGITESSNRRSGLITLLPYLEHSALYDTIMAPLAAGGQTYPALGPDPWVDTYEPWKTQLDGLNCPSDPADPDLPLGPTSYLFCVGDTTSVYYPGQTQRGVFSPGRRIRLRDVKDGTSNTVMLGEASIGMPVSAQTPQQLANPELCGVVASEIEFSERTTHTRGYSWADGAAGPAMFNTILPPNRANCGLNGTEAVDGIYSLSSFHSSGVQVVFADGSVQFIPDDIDTGDLSLASLPATSLQASPYGVWGAMGSIAGGEVPKF